The sequence TCTTATTATGCCCATTTTTATATTGATGAGATCAAGTATAAAGGGATTACTTCAGGAAACGAAAATTATTATGCTCAGCAGGCAGGAAATGTATTGTTTATCAGTTTAAGTTCTGAACACACCGGATCTGCTCAGCAGACTTGGCTGCAACAGATTTTAAATGAAGCAAACAATGATTCTACAGTAGACTGGATCATCTCGTTAAGCCACAGACCTTATCAGGCAGAGCAGTATGTAGGTGATATTTCCACATGGGTAAGAAATAATGCCGTTCCGCTTTTGGTAACATCTGATAAATACCTGATGCACGTTGGAGCACATCATCATTTATACCACAGAGGACAGTTGAAAAACACGCCGAATTACCAGATTATTTCCGGAGGAACAGCCTGGGATCAGTATTGGGGAATGTCTAATGAACAGGATTTTGATGATGTTCAGAAAACGCTGACGGACTGGACTTATCAGATCGTTGAGGTAGATATTCCAACAGGGAAAGTAGATGTAGAATGTTATTCTATTGGTGGAAAATATACCAAGAAAAATAATGTACTGGTAGATTCATTCCACAGGTATAAAAATCAGCCAAAGCCAGCAAAACCTTCTGTTACAAATACTTTCTCAGGGCCAATTACATTGCCTTTAACCTTGAATGGAAGTGCCTTTTCATCATCAAATGGAGAACTTTTGAATACCACCCAGTTCTTAATTAGTAAAGCAGCAGATTTTTCTGTAATTGAAAAGGAATTCTATCGTGATTTTGAAAACTGGTTCGGAAAAGATGGAAACGGAAATCCGGATAAAGCCAAGAATTTAAATGAAGGGGTAGATATTACAAAAGTAAGTTTAGCTGCGAATTCAATTCCGAACGGAATTTATTATGTGAAAACCCGTTACAGGGACAGAAATCTGGAGTGGAGCGACTGGAGCGAGGTGAAACAGTTTGAAATTACAGGAAGTGTGGTTTCAAACCCTACATTCACTTTAGATAAAACGGAATATTCCCAAAATGAACCTATTGTCGCTACTTTCACTGGTGGTCCTGGAAATCAGCAGGATTGGGTGGGGATCTACAAAAAAGGCCAGACACCAGGTGGTTCTACAACTTCACAGACCTATGTGTATACCAACGGACAAACAGCAGGAACAGCTACTTTCAATAATGGTTTACCTAATAAAGGCCAATATTTTGCCGGTTTTTTTGCAAATAACGGTTACACAGATATTACATCAAGAAAAAGCTTTTATGTAGGTCCCAAGGTACAATTACAGACTACAGCAGATACGTATCCGGTAGGGGGAACAGTAACAATCAATTTTACAAATGCCCCAAGTTTACAAAAAGACTGGGTCGGAATTTATAAAATGGGACAGACTCCGGGAACGACAACCTCAATAAAATGGAGTTATGTAACTACTGCATCCGGAACCTTAAATTTTACAGGCCTTCCAAAAGGATATTATTATGCCCAATATCTATTGGAAGATGGATATAACGGAATTGGAGAAAAAGTATTCTTTAAAGTAGGGGATATTGTTACCGAGTTATGGACGAACAAACCTGTGTATTCATTAGGCGAAAACATCACAGCTTCCTGGACGGATTCTCCGGGAATTATTAAAGACTGGCTAGGAATTTATCCTCAGAATATCCAGACACCAGATGATAACTTTGTTTCTTATACTTACTTTGATGGAGTAACACAAGGTAATAAAACAGTTACAGGAAATGTAAACGGCGTACCAACCACACCAGGTAATTATTATATGGTGATGTTTACCAACGATTCTTATACGGAAGTTTCAAACAGGGTACAGTTTCAGGTAAGTTCAGGATCTTTAGGAGTAGAGGAGGCAAAAAGTACAGAGAAAAATGTAATCCTGTATCCAAACCCTACAAAACCGGGTGAGCCAACCTTCATCAAAAGTGATTATCCCATTGATAAAATTGAGTTGGTATCAGCAGCAGGAGAATTACTGTATGAATCAAAGAATATTCATAATCAGCGCTTCTCTTTAGTGAATGAAAACCTTCCAAAAGGAGTGTATTTTGTAAAAGTTCACGCAAGAAAATTATTTACTTTAAAATTGATTATCCAATAACAGAATAAAGTAACCATAAGTAACAGGCTGTCATTTCTGACAGCCTGTTTGTTTTCTTGCAAATCATACAGATCACGCAGATTTTTCATAATCATCTGCAAAATCATCTCAATCTGCGAGAGACAAAATCATAATAAATAAAGCGCTTGCTTCATCAAATCAATGCTAATTGATTCCTCTTCGCTCCCTTAAAAATATAAAGCTTTTATCATAAAACTTTGCGTTTTAAAAACATGAGAATTTTAAACCTAAAAAAAGCAGTTCCAAAAATGAAACTGCTTTTATATTATCAAATATCAAATGATCTTAATATTAATCAACATTAGTGTTCAATTGATCTTCCTGAATGAGAATCTGGCTCTCACTAGAGAAACTATCACCGGTATCAGCCAATATTTTAGAGTCTTGAACAAGTTTACCTTCTGAATCATAAATCTTTAATAAGACCCATTTTCCGTTACGTTCAAGCTCCTTTGCTCCATAATATTCTTTTATTCTGATTTTTCCGCTTTGAAGAATTCCTCCTTTTACAGAAGATTTATTCGCTGGTTTGCCCTTTACATATTGTACAATTTGAGCAGTAAAACTGTAGTCGTATTCATCATCTTTTAGAGGTTGGTTATAAGTGTACAAAACAGTACCCTTATTATCATATACTGTAGCATCGTAAGCGGTTTGCTTAGCATTTAATTTCTTCTCAAATTTCAGCTTATTCTCTTCCGTGTAATTTCTTGTATTTATAAGAACTCCATCCTTGTACTGCATTTCGGTAATTCCTTCATAGGAAGTACCATTGTAAGGCATATCATCCTTATAAGTTAATGTGGATCTTAGTTTTCCATCCGGAGTATAATATTTAATCTCCTGAGTAGATCCGTCTTTTAATGTTTTTTCCGTTAAAAGTTTTCCTTCTTCACTAAACTCCTTATTAAGAATCTGATCACCACCTTTATAAACATCTATTGTTGAGATGTGGCTGTAATCATAGCTAAACTGATAATCTTCACCATCCATAGGTTTGTAGGTATCATTCTCTTTTTCATATTGATAAGTAAGATCGGCTATTTTCTTTCCGGATTCATCATAGGTTGTTTTAGAACCATCTTTTTTACCTCTTTTCTGTTCCTGTAGAACTTTTCCGTTTTTAGAATAGAGAATCCCTTCTTTGATGCTGCCGTCACTTTTATACTTTTCGATTTTAGAAACCCTCATTGGATTATAGTAATAGTCTACTTGAGTACTTTCGCTGTTAGATTCAGAGCTGCCACTACCAATATACTTACCTTTTTCACCGTAGTATTTATTTTCGTAGGTACCGTTTTTACCTATAATGCTTTCAGTTCTGATCCCTTTAATGTCCTCATCATAAATAGTGGTTTGAGTAGGAGTAGAGTTCTCATATACAGTAAAGGTATTGTAATAAATTTCGTTTTCTGGATCTTTATAACTGAAAGCTTTTCCTGAAAAAGTACCATCAGCCTTATAAACAAGGTCTTCAATTAATTTCCCTTTAGCATCATAATTCTGAGAAACTCCAACTTGTTTCCCTTTAGAATAGTTCACCATACTCATTACTTTTCCTTCGGGAGTGTACCAGGTTACTTTACCATCAAAAACTTCGTTGCTTGGAGTAGTATCGGAAGCAAGACCTTCCATTTGAAGCGTTCCGTTTTTATAAAAGTCTTTAATTAGAGTAAGTTTTCCTTTAGGAGACGTTTCACGGTAATACTCCATTTTTTCCTGAGTTGTCTTTTCCCAGTTCTCGTCGAAATAAGTTTTTTCTTGCGCATATACGTTGATGCTGAGGACTAATGCAAGCAACGCTGACGTAAATAGTTTTTTCATGTTTTATATTAAGTTCTGATTTTAAGTTTGTGATGATTTGCTTTTGTGTACCAATACGAAGAAAGTAACAGGTAAAAGCATTGGAGAGACAGCGGCTACGCTGTCAGAAATAATTTTTATACTAATATTGTGTTTATATCCGAAGATTAAAAGTGTGATGTTTTTTTGAATTTAAACCCCAAATATAAATCAATTTTACGAGATATATAAAAAAAATGAACCGATTTGTTCACTTTTAGCTGTAAAGTTTTGATAATTATATTTTTAATAGAAAAATAAAGAGTCAGGATGGGATAGGGATTAGGATCTTTTTCCAATCATCGCAGATACGATATTTTTTATTAAATTTAGCCAACAGAAAAATCTAATATTTCATGATAGATAAAAGAGTAAAAAATGCAAAGGAAGCCATCGAAGGAATTAAAGATGGAATGACGCTGATGCTAGGCGGATTTGGACTTTGCGGGATCCCTGAAAATTCAATAAATGCTTTGGTGGAAAGTGATGTGAAAGATTTGACCTGCATTTCAAACAATGCCGGGGTAGATGACTTTGGGCTGGGATTATTGCTTCATAAAAGACAAATCAAGAAAATGATCTCTTCTTATGTTGGGGAAAATGCTGAATTTGAAAGACAAATGCTTTCAGGAGAACTGGAGGTTGAACTTACTCCACAGGGAACTTTAGCAGAAAAATGC is a genomic window of Chryseobacterium nakagawai containing:
- a CDS encoding fibronectin type III domain-containing protein — its product is MKHYFFFFCFAAQMAFGQVLFPYLQNPTPNSMIVNWKTASDNETTVIYGDSPTNLNVTVTGTTNIFSDTGYNNNYYYHTAKITNLQPNTKYYYKIKTGVNESAVYNFRTLPLPGQPVTANGKIRFLIMGDNQIKAEPRYDSLTLNAFKKLKEKFGAGSDPSDNIALTFMVGDQVDVGTLDHYENVHFKKNIKLSPYLPIQTTVGNHETYGTLGMNSYYAHFYIDEIKYKGITSGNENYYAQQAGNVLFISLSSEHTGSAQQTWLQQILNEANNDSTVDWIISLSHRPYQAEQYVGDISTWVRNNAVPLLVTSDKYLMHVGAHHHLYHRGQLKNTPNYQIISGGTAWDQYWGMSNEQDFDDVQKTLTDWTYQIVEVDIPTGKVDVECYSIGGKYTKKNNVLVDSFHRYKNQPKPAKPSVTNTFSGPITLPLTLNGSAFSSSNGELLNTTQFLISKAADFSVIEKEFYRDFENWFGKDGNGNPDKAKNLNEGVDITKVSLAANSIPNGIYYVKTRYRDRNLEWSDWSEVKQFEITGSVVSNPTFTLDKTEYSQNEPIVATFTGGPGNQQDWVGIYKKGQTPGGSTTSQTYVYTNGQTAGTATFNNGLPNKGQYFAGFFANNGYTDITSRKSFYVGPKVQLQTTADTYPVGGTVTINFTNAPSLQKDWVGIYKMGQTPGTTTSIKWSYVTTASGTLNFTGLPKGYYYAQYLLEDGYNGIGEKVFFKVGDIVTELWTNKPVYSLGENITASWTDSPGIIKDWLGIYPQNIQTPDDNFVSYTYFDGVTQGNKTVTGNVNGVPTTPGNYYMVMFTNDSYTEVSNRVQFQVSSGSLGVEEAKSTEKNVILYPNPTKPGEPTFIKSDYPIDKIELVSAAGELLYESKNIHNQRFSLVNENLPKGVYFVKVHARKLFTLKLIIQ
- a CDS encoding toxin-antitoxin system YwqK family antitoxin; amino-acid sequence: MKKLFTSALLALVLSINVYAQEKTYFDENWEKTTQEKMEYYRETSPKGKLTLIKDFYKNGTLQMEGLASDTTPSNEVFDGKVTWYTPEGKVMSMVNYSKGKQVGVSQNYDAKGKLIEDLVYKADGTFSGKAFSYKDPENEIYYNTFTVYENSTPTQTTIYDEDIKGIRTESIIGKNGTYENKYYGEKGKYIGSGSSESNSESTQVDYYYNPMRVSKIEKYKSDGSIKEGILYSKNGKVLQEQKRGKKDGSKTTYDESGKKIADLTYQYEKENDTYKPMDGEDYQFSYDYSHISTIDVYKGGDQILNKEFSEEGKLLTEKTLKDGSTQEIKYYTPDGKLRSTLTYKDDMPYNGTSYEGITEMQYKDGVLINTRNYTEENKLKFEKKLNAKQTAYDATVYDNKGTVLYTYNQPLKDDEYDYSFTAQIVQYVKGKPANKSSVKGGILQSGKIRIKEYYGAKELERNGKWVLLKIYDSEGKLVQDSKILADTGDSFSSESQILIQEDQLNTNVD